AACCGGAAAATAGGAGAAAGAGCACAATGCCTAGACCATAACCTCCCAAAGTTGTAGCTTGCATTGTTTTACGTAGCATTTCATCTGAATAATAAGTAGCAATACCCCTTCCACCGATATAAGCATAGGTTCCATTAATTAAGGTGACAAACAAGTAGGCTAGATACGTATAGGAAGCTGTTTCATTTTTCTTCTGGAATAAGAAAACAATTGTTGCAACAATTAATACCAAGAGGACAAGGGCTAGAATTTTATTGAGTATATTTCCGTCAAATTCCATTCCCGCTTTTGTGACTTTGATCATCTCATCAATATTAACCTTGGGCATATTCAGCTTAGTATAGGTGTCTCGTATCAGATCCTCATCAAACGTTTTAGGAGTAAACCTTCCCCATAGCTTCGCTAGTGTCGCAATGGTTGACAATGTCACTAAAATATATAAATGAATCGGTTTTTTCATCATACCTTCTCCTTTGTATTATTGTTTTGTTACAATCGATTATACTCCTTTATTTTTGGCTTGTCAATCCTAATCGTAAGAAAATATTACATGCTTTCAAACAGAACAACTCTCTATTATTTCACATTCTGGCGGCGATAGGTAGTCGTCAAATCTAGCAGATTTGCTTCTACTTCTGCTGTCAGTTGCTCTTTTGTCATCCGCCATGTCCAGTTTCCACCTAGGGTATTTGGCAAATTCATCCGTGCAGAGCCGTCTAGTTCAAGTAAATCTTGCATGGTTGCAACTGCCATAAAGGCAACTGAGCCAAACAACATCCGCAGCATGGCATGGTTAATGGATTCATCCGAATGACGGTTGCTATAAGCATCCAGATAAGCCTTTGCTTCATCACTGACTTCATTCTCATACCAACCACGAACCGTACTATTATCATGCGTACCAGTATAGGCCACAACATTTCGCCGGTGGTTATGGGGGGCTTCAATGCTGTCTCCATGAGGGTCAAAAGCAAATTGCAAGACCTTCATGCCAGGGAAGCCGGTTGTTTCACGTAGTTCAATAACCTTATCTGTCACAGAACCTAAATCCTCAGCAATAATATTCAAATCGCCCAAGGCTTCCTTGATGGCCGCAAACAATTCAAAACCTGGTGCCTCTACGCGATAACCATTGACAGCTGTTGTTTCACCTACTGGGATTTCCCAGAAAGAAGCAAAGCCAATAAAGTGGTCAATTCGTACCATATCATACAATTTGAAACTCTCACGTA
Above is a window of Streptococcus sp. zg-86 DNA encoding:
- a CDS encoding ABC transporter permease — protein: MMKKPIHLYILVTLSTIATLAKLWGRFTPKTFDEDLIRDTYTKLNMPKVNIDEMIKVTKAGMEFDGNILNKILALVLLVLIVATIVFLFQKKNETASYTYLAYLFVTLINGTYAYIGGRGIATYYSDEMLRKTMQATTLGGYGLGIVLFLLFSGLTVFFLLRKPKEKPSMEQTATDI